In Amycolatopsis endophytica, the following are encoded in one genomic region:
- a CDS encoding MFS transporter gives MNGHADTALRSWWVLGALSLLQFLIAVDVTVVNVALPSIGADFGVAPPELTWVVVAYSVTGGGLLMLGGRLGDVLGRRRALLAGTSLFGAASLLAGLAPSFGVLVVARLLQGAGEALALPAAMAAIVLLFPEGPRRARALSIWAAVASSGLVLGFVLSGVLTELLGWRSAFLVTVPFVVVVLGGVPAFLPRDRPQRREPLDLSGSVLLTAAPLLFVTGVSGARGPWQVIALAAALLAAVAFVLVERRAAHPLIPPAFFRNRIRVTANVATALLSAALSTSFLLLTFHLQQRAGHDPLETGVALLPLAVTLVLAATLVPRLLGRWGFRACSLTGIALTALGMAAIAVAAGDGGTGFAILAMILIATGMGFGLVGLQYAAVHDVSDEDAGTASGVQRAADQLGGATGIALYTGIGFGAGAAWTDPFVTSCVLAVGGLALAAVVTGAGRAGRP, from the coding sequence CAACGTGGCCCTGCCCTCGATCGGCGCCGATTTCGGGGTCGCGCCCCCGGAACTGACCTGGGTGGTCGTCGCCTACAGCGTCACCGGCGGTGGCCTGCTCATGCTGGGCGGGCGGCTCGGTGACGTGCTGGGCCGCCGTCGCGCGCTGCTGGCCGGGACCTCGCTCTTCGGGGCCGCCTCGCTGCTGGCCGGGCTGGCGCCCTCGTTCGGCGTCCTGGTGGTGGCGCGGCTGTTGCAGGGCGCGGGTGAGGCGCTCGCGTTGCCTGCCGCCATGGCCGCGATCGTGCTGCTGTTCCCCGAGGGGCCGCGCCGCGCGAGGGCACTGAGCATCTGGGCCGCCGTCGCGAGCAGCGGGCTCGTGCTGGGCTTCGTGCTCTCCGGCGTGCTGACCGAACTGCTGGGCTGGCGGTCGGCCTTCCTGGTCACCGTCCCGTTCGTCGTGGTCGTCCTCGGTGGCGTCCCGGCCTTCCTGCCCCGCGACCGGCCGCAGCGGCGGGAACCGCTCGACCTGTCCGGTTCGGTGCTGCTGACCGCGGCCCCGCTGCTGTTCGTCACCGGGGTCAGCGGCGCGCGCGGCCCGTGGCAGGTGATCGCGCTCGCCGCCGCGCTCCTGGCCGCCGTGGCGTTCGTCCTCGTGGAGCGCCGGGCGGCGCATCCGCTGATCCCGCCCGCCTTCTTCCGCAACCGCATCCGGGTGACGGCGAACGTCGCCACCGCCCTGCTCAGCGCGGCATTGTCGACGTCGTTCCTCCTGCTCACCTTCCACCTCCAGCAGCGCGCCGGCCACGATCCGCTGGAGACCGGGGTGGCGCTCCTGCCGCTGGCCGTGACCCTCGTCCTCGCGGCGACGCTGGTCCCGCGCCTGCTGGGACGGTGGGGATTCCGGGCGTGCTCGCTCACCGGCATCGCGCTCACCGCACTCGGCATGGCCGCGATCGCCGTCGCCGCCGGGGACGGCGGCACCGGGTTCGCGATCCTCGCGATGATCCTGATCGCCACCGGGATGGGCTTCGGACTCGTGGGCCTCCAGTACGCCGCGGTGCACGACGTGTCCGACGAGGACGCCGGAACCGCCTCCGGGGTGCAGCGAGCCGCCGACCAGCTCGGCGGCGCCACCGGCATCGCGCTCTACACCGGCATCGGCTTCGGGGCCGGCGCCGCGTGGACCGACCCGTTCGTCACCAGTTGCGTGCTCGCCGTCGGTGGTCTCGCCCTCGCCGCGGTTGTCACGGGCGCCGGCCGAGCAGGCCGTCCGTGA
- a CDS encoding TetR/AcrR family transcriptional regulator produces the protein MATEEPVTARRPGRPGAGAPPVPGEAEILRRGMEAFAELGYDRTSARELARRLGVSHNFINDRYGSKAGFWRAVVDSLLEADQRERERLLGTGADDAERVRAVITHFYQSAVEAPLLARLLADEFGQESERLDYLYEKYVTPTLGPLVPAVERLMAAGRMPAVPMDVLFFAVISPVAGLVQLPLAHRLGRARPVTRESQARTAHELASLVTDGLLGRRP, from the coding sequence ATGGCGACAGAGGAGCCGGTGACCGCGCGAAGGCCGGGGCGCCCCGGGGCCGGCGCGCCCCCGGTGCCCGGCGAGGCCGAGATCCTGCGGCGGGGGATGGAGGCATTCGCCGAGCTCGGCTACGACCGGACCTCGGCGAGAGAGCTGGCGAGGCGCCTCGGCGTCAGCCACAACTTCATCAACGACCGCTACGGGTCGAAGGCCGGGTTCTGGCGCGCCGTGGTCGATTCACTGCTCGAAGCCGACCAGCGGGAACGCGAGCGCCTGCTCGGCACCGGCGCCGACGACGCCGAGCGGGTCCGCGCCGTGATCACCCACTTCTACCAGTCCGCCGTCGAGGCGCCGCTGCTCGCCCGCCTGCTGGCCGACGAGTTCGGGCAAGAGTCGGAGCGCCTGGACTACCTGTACGAGAAGTACGTGACGCCGACGCTGGGCCCGCTGGTCCCGGCCGTCGAGCGCCTCATGGCGGCGGGCCGGATGCCTGCGGTGCCGATGGACGTCCTCTTCTTCGCCGTGATCAGCCCCGTCGCGGGCCTGGTGCAGCTACCGCTGGCGCACCGGCTCGGCCGGGCCCGGCCGGTCACGAGGGAAAGCCAGGCGCGCACCGCGCACGAACTCGCTAGCCTCGTCACGGACGGCCTGCTCGGCCGGCGCCCGTGA
- a CDS encoding SCO family protein has translation MSSSRARVGGHFDLTDHLGARVTPGTYRGRFMLVFFGFTHCGQICPAVLGRNSRALELLGPDADEIQPLYITVDPDRDSPEVLAAYLRDRHPRYTGLTGTTAEIEAAERAYHVFARRADELDDYRVPHTSFTFLMDPGGDYVSHYAETRTADELAGALAREIDRYRGGGVRTATAADGRS, from the coding sequence ATGTCTTCCAGCCGCGCCCGCGTCGGCGGGCATTTCGACCTCACCGACCACCTGGGCGCGCGGGTCACGCCCGGCACCTACCGCGGCCGGTTCATGCTCGTCTTCTTCGGCTTCACCCACTGCGGGCAGATCTGCCCCGCGGTGCTGGGCCGCAACAGCCGCGCACTCGAATTGCTGGGGCCGGACGCCGACGAAATCCAGCCGCTGTACATCACCGTGGACCCCGACCGCGATTCGCCCGAGGTGCTGGCCGCGTACCTGCGCGACCGGCACCCCCGCTACACCGGGCTCACCGGCACCACGGCGGAAATCGAGGCGGCCGAGCGCGCGTACCACGTCTTCGCCCGCCGGGCGGACGAACTCGACGACTACCGCGTGCCGCACACCTCGTTCACCTTCCTCATGGATCCCGGCGGCGACTACGTGAGCCACTACGCGGAGACCCGCACGGCGGACGAACTCGCCGGCGCTCTCGCCCGCGAGATCGACCGTTACCGCGGGGGCGGCGTCAGGACGGCAACCGCCGCAGACGGGAGAAGCTGA
- a CDS encoding SDR family oxidoreductase, with product MPKSTPDIEVPDLSGKLAVVTGASDGVGLGLTTRLAAAGAEVVMPVRNPRKGEAAIAKIRRQHPDAVLSLRNLDLSSLDSVAAVADELNRDGRPVHILINNAGVMTPPDRQTTADGFELQFGTNHLGHFALVARLLPLLRAGNARVTSQVSIAANQRSINWDDLQWERRYNGNGAYSQSKIAFGLFGLELQRRSQAGGWGITSNLSHPGVSPTNLLAARPEVGRGRATPLGRIIRALAARGILFGKVESALLPALYAATSPNAEGGCLYGPNGFRHLSGPPAEQKIYSRLRSAEEARRMWTISEDLTGVSFPAVHEPA from the coding sequence ATGCCGAAGTCCACACCGGACATCGAGGTGCCCGACCTGTCCGGCAAGCTCGCGGTGGTCACCGGAGCCAGTGACGGCGTCGGCCTCGGCCTGACCACCCGGCTCGCCGCGGCGGGCGCCGAGGTCGTCATGCCGGTCCGCAACCCGCGCAAGGGCGAGGCCGCGATCGCGAAGATCCGCCGTCAGCACCCCGATGCCGTGCTGTCCCTGCGGAACCTGGACTTGTCCTCTTTGGACTCTGTCGCCGCGGTGGCGGATGAGCTGAACCGGGACGGACGGCCGGTCCACATCCTGATCAACAACGCCGGGGTGATGACCCCGCCCGACCGGCAGACCACCGCCGACGGGTTCGAGCTGCAGTTCGGCACCAACCACCTCGGGCATTTCGCCCTGGTGGCCCGGCTGCTGCCGCTGCTGCGCGCCGGCAACGCGCGGGTCACCTCGCAGGTCAGCATCGCCGCCAACCAGCGCTCCATCAACTGGGACGACCTCCAGTGGGAACGCCGGTACAACGGCAACGGCGCGTACAGCCAGTCCAAGATCGCGTTCGGCCTGTTCGGGCTCGAACTCCAGCGGCGCAGCCAGGCCGGCGGCTGGGGCATCACCAGCAACCTCTCGCACCCCGGCGTGTCGCCGACGAACCTGCTCGCCGCACGACCGGAAGTCGGCCGCGGGCGCGCCACCCCGCTGGGCCGGATCATCCGTGCACTGGCCGCCCGCGGCATCCTGTTCGGAAAGGTCGAGTCGGCCCTGCTGCCCGCGCTGTACGCCGCCACCTCACCCAACGCCGAAGGCGGGTGCCTCTACGGGCCCAACGGTTTCCGGCACCTCTCCGGCCCGCCTGCCGAGCAGAAGATCTATTCACGGCTGCGCAGCGCGGAGGAGGCCCGCCGGATGTGGACCATTTCGGAGGACCTGACGGGAGTGAGCTTCCCGGCCGTGCACGAACCCGCCTGA
- a CDS encoding oxygenase MpaB family protein, with protein sequence MARATLGAKPPEWPAARNSKPGIVAQFGDGRAALVGWALTTGDPLADAVVEEIHAGGRDVRAKLHDGIEHGLAGVDNAPPGVAALLEQTEAAPAYVDDALLDEGSLPFFNAPAPVHIISLAAAALVRTYQSPSIATVLAMTGRLVDAVPRRLRETGRWVNTAMLPGSLRPGRSGYVATLQVRMMHAHMRRLARTRGYDENAYGAPINQVDLVRTWMDFTLVSYRAEEVMGFPLTPAELTSLYRYWWYVGHLLGVDPRLIEGIAGHDDAQRVDDLLQAVTGPAIPETARLAAATLEAIAGTLNEMTHVPHGLARQALHALARRFHGDAAMDELGLPRSAVANALLSPAFQAVRTRHARMRRDPAARRRAQLTHIEATRELTGETGEHQTYEHATRPGLEL encoded by the coding sequence ATGGCGAGGGCAACCCTCGGCGCGAAACCGCCGGAATGGCCGGCCGCCCGCAACTCGAAACCAGGCATCGTCGCGCAGTTCGGCGATGGTCGCGCCGCTCTCGTGGGCTGGGCGCTCACCACGGGAGACCCCCTCGCGGACGCGGTCGTCGAAGAGATCCACGCCGGTGGCCGTGACGTGCGCGCGAAGCTGCACGACGGCATCGAGCACGGGCTCGCCGGCGTCGACAACGCTCCGCCCGGCGTCGCCGCATTGCTCGAACAGACCGAAGCCGCACCCGCCTACGTCGACGACGCGCTGCTGGACGAAGGCTCGCTCCCCTTCTTCAACGCTCCCGCGCCGGTGCACATCATCAGCCTGGCCGCCGCGGCGCTGGTGCGCACCTACCAGTCGCCGTCGATCGCGACCGTCCTCGCGATGACCGGCCGCTTGGTGGACGCGGTCCCGCGGCGCCTGCGGGAGACCGGGCGCTGGGTGAACACCGCGATGCTTCCCGGCTCGCTGCGTCCCGGCCGCAGTGGATATGTCGCCACACTGCAGGTACGGATGATGCACGCGCACATGCGCAGACTCGCGCGCACCCGCGGCTACGACGAGAATGCCTACGGCGCGCCGATCAACCAGGTCGATCTCGTCCGCACCTGGATGGACTTCACCCTGGTCAGCTACCGCGCCGAAGAGGTCATGGGGTTCCCGCTCACCCCCGCGGAACTCACGTCGCTCTACCGGTACTGGTGGTACGTCGGGCACCTGCTCGGAGTGGACCCGCGGCTCATCGAAGGCATCGCCGGTCACGACGACGCCCAGCGGGTCGACGATCTCCTCCAGGCGGTCACCGGGCCGGCCATCCCCGAGACGGCGCGGCTCGCCGCGGCGACGCTGGAGGCCATCGCGGGAACGCTGAACGAAATGACGCACGTCCCGCACGGCCTGGCTCGGCAGGCCCTGCACGCGCTCGCCCGCCGGTTCCACGGCGACGCCGCGATGGACGAACTCGGACTGCCCCGCAGCGCCGTCGCGAACGCCCTGCTCTCCCCCGCCTTCCAGGCCGTCCGGACCCGGCACGCCCGGATGCGCCGCGATCCCGCCGCCCGGCGGAGGGCACAGCTGACCCACATCGAGGCCACGCGGGAGCTGACCGGGGAAACCGGTGAGCACCAGACCTACGAACACGCGACCCGGCCCGGTCTCGAACTCTGA
- a CDS encoding MFS transporter — protein MSADPALTAPVAAPGADSPRTLYVSVVARAANRLATETLTFAIPLLIYSATQSLAWSGLTLALEWLPRLAGIPAAGPLVDRYGARRCLVIAEIARVMLLLGALAGVLLVPAAWLVLVLLALAIGAFGQASYIAVEKLGVQINGSKPIAWTQSVQAGIDQTAMVAGPFVAGVLVVWGPVWTLAAMLVLVLISMVLCRRLPEQESGPRSRRSAWEELTAGVRGVRRNPALVHIVLSTAAFNLLAGLILGMTPAYVEDRFGLTASSSSIVRTAGAAASLAVILVMTRLAARLDIVRVGLVSGLLACAGAVAAGLSPGFAPFLVWTCVFLGAEGAFACFLRIARARVIPVAEFGVTVSAVVLLVQVPYPIAGVLLAATPLGNVPLLMAACVLACVAVTLFSFSRLRRLPS, from the coding sequence TTGTCGGCTGACCCGGCGCTCACGGCGCCCGTCGCCGCGCCCGGGGCGGACTCGCCCCGCACGCTGTACGTGTCCGTGGTGGCGCGCGCGGCCAACCGCCTCGCCACCGAGACGCTCACCTTCGCGATCCCGCTGCTGATCTACAGCGCCACCCAGAGCCTGGCCTGGTCCGGTCTGACACTGGCGCTGGAGTGGCTGCCGCGGCTGGCCGGAATCCCCGCCGCCGGACCCCTGGTGGACCGCTACGGCGCGCGCCGGTGTCTGGTGATCGCCGAGATCGCGCGGGTGATGCTGCTGCTCGGCGCGCTCGCCGGTGTGCTGCTCGTGCCCGCCGCGTGGCTGGTCCTCGTGCTCCTCGCACTCGCCATCGGGGCGTTCGGCCAGGCCTCCTACATCGCGGTGGAAAAGCTCGGGGTGCAGATCAACGGCTCCAAGCCGATCGCCTGGACCCAGTCGGTGCAGGCCGGGATCGACCAGACGGCGATGGTCGCCGGACCGTTCGTCGCCGGGGTCCTCGTCGTGTGGGGCCCGGTGTGGACGCTGGCCGCGATGCTGGTCCTGGTGCTGATCAGCATGGTGTTGTGCCGCAGGCTGCCGGAGCAGGAGTCCGGCCCGCGGTCGCGGCGGTCCGCGTGGGAGGAGCTGACCGCCGGGGTGCGCGGTGTCCGGCGCAATCCGGCGCTCGTCCACATCGTCCTGTCCACCGCGGCGTTCAACCTGCTGGCCGGGCTGATCCTGGGCATGACGCCCGCCTACGTGGAGGACCGGTTCGGCCTGACCGCCTCGTCGTCGAGCATCGTGCGCACCGCGGGCGCCGCCGCCTCGCTCGCGGTGATCCTCGTGATGACCCGGCTCGCCGCACGGCTGGACATCGTCCGGGTCGGGCTGGTCAGCGGGTTGCTGGCGTGCGCGGGGGCGGTGGCGGCTGGCCTGTCACCGGGCTTCGCGCCGTTCCTGGTGTGGACGTGTGTGTTCCTCGGCGCCGAGGGCGCGTTCGCCTGTTTCCTGCGCATCGCGCGGGCGCGGGTGATCCCGGTGGCCGAGTTCGGGGTCACGGTCTCCGCGGTGGTGCTCCTCGTGCAGGTCCCGTACCCGATCGCGGGCGTCCTCCTCGCGGCCACCCCGCTGGGGAACGTGCCGCTGTTGATGGCCGCGTGCGTGCTCGCCTGTGTCGCCGTGACGCTGTTCAGCTTCTCCCGTCTGCGGCGGTTGCCGTCCTGA
- a CDS encoding ATP-grasp domain-containing protein — protein sequence MHVLILMPASAGQLYPEAGRRMGIRTTVITNNQGFYRLGDHIREFIDEVCPVGTLSPAEIREAAREIHRREPVHAVVAGVEFTVPIAAEVAAELGIPGIDPADALVVREKSEMRARLHEAGVRAPAFVVASSSREAADAGEVVGFPCVIKPVGMLGTIGVRRADGRDDLVAGYADIIGETVPMGDRLPGATVVVEQYLRGKEFSAEGYVERGRATVLAITEKWLGREPHFQQQGHIVRPAAQVPGHEDVTAYLDQVTRALGLTTGPFHAEYRLTAEGPTLVEIAGRMGGDQIAAMVETVTGLSLAQAAIATAAGVEVPAPGTPTASAAGIHYVIDPARFGATYRALEGWDEALALPGVRRGGIDIPAGQPIPDRPDMRSRIAHVMFEAGSYDEAVALRRKLEETIRVVG from the coding sequence ATGCACGTACTGATCCTCATGCCGGCCTCGGCCGGGCAACTGTACCCCGAAGCCGGGCGCCGCATGGGCATCCGCACCACGGTGATCACCAACAACCAGGGCTTCTACCGGCTCGGCGACCACATCCGGGAGTTCATCGACGAGGTGTGCCCGGTCGGCACGCTCTCGCCCGCGGAGATCCGGGAAGCAGCCAGGGAGATCCACCGCCGCGAACCGGTCCACGCGGTCGTCGCCGGGGTGGAGTTCACCGTGCCGATCGCCGCGGAGGTCGCCGCGGAGCTGGGGATCCCGGGGATCGACCCGGCCGACGCGCTGGTGGTGCGCGAGAAGTCCGAGATGCGGGCGCGGCTGCACGAGGCGGGTGTGCGGGCCCCGGCGTTCGTCGTGGCCTCCTCGTCGCGGGAGGCCGCCGACGCGGGTGAGGTCGTGGGCTTCCCCTGCGTCATCAAGCCGGTCGGGATGCTGGGCACGATCGGCGTCCGGCGGGCCGACGGCCGCGACGACCTGGTCGCGGGTTACGCGGACATCATCGGCGAGACGGTGCCGATGGGCGACAGGCTTCCCGGCGCCACCGTGGTGGTCGAGCAGTACCTGCGGGGCAAGGAGTTCTCCGCCGAAGGGTACGTCGAACGGGGGCGGGCCACGGTACTGGCCATCACGGAGAAGTGGCTGGGCCGCGAACCGCACTTCCAGCAGCAGGGCCACATCGTCCGCCCGGCCGCGCAGGTCCCCGGCCACGAGGACGTCACCGCTTACCTCGATCAGGTCACCCGGGCGCTCGGCCTGACGACCGGCCCCTTCCACGCCGAGTACCGCCTGACCGCGGAAGGACCGACGCTGGTCGAGATCGCGGGCCGGATGGGCGGCGACCAGATCGCGGCGATGGTCGAAACCGTCACCGGGCTGTCCCTGGCGCAGGCGGCGATCGCGACGGCCGCGGGCGTCGAGGTCCCCGCCCCGGGCACCCCCACGGCGTCGGCGGCCGGGATCCACTACGTCATCGATCCGGCGCGCTTCGGCGCCACCTACCGCGCGCTGGAGGGCTGGGACGAGGCACTCGCCCTCCCCGGCGTGCGGCGTGGCGGGATCGACATCCCGGCCGGTCAGCCGATCCCGGACCGGCCGGACATGCGGTCGCGGATCGCCCACGTGATGTTCGAAGCCGGCTCCTACGACGAGGCCGTGGCGTTGCGGCGGAAGCTCGAGGAGACGATCAGAGTTGTCGGCTGA